One stretch of Caldalkalibacillus uzonensis DNA includes these proteins:
- the dapA gene encoding 4-hydroxy-tetrahydrodipicolinate synthase, with the protein MVGFGRLHTAMVTAFDEQGNLDLNRQTDVIEHLIQTGTETIIVAGTTGESPTLSKEEKLALFEHTLQVAAGRVKVIAGTGSNNTRESIALTQQAQALGVDGVMLVTPYYNRPNQEGLYQHFKAVAEATSLPVMLYNVPGRTSVNMEAETVCRLAEIPNITMVKEASGNLGQMTEIIKGTPDDFLLYSGDDNLTLPVLSIGGYGVVSVASHIVGREMSRMIKAFVQGNVNEAAQLHRELYPKCKALFAAPSPVPVKLVLAKQGVDAGPVRQPLVPLTDSEKQQILTHFY; encoded by the coding sequence CTGGTGGGATTTGGACGCTTGCATACAGCAATGGTAACTGCTTTTGATGAACAAGGAAATCTGGACTTGAATCGTCAAACAGACGTGATTGAACATCTCATTCAAACTGGAACTGAGACTATCATCGTGGCGGGAACAACCGGTGAATCTCCTACTTTATCCAAAGAAGAGAAGCTTGCCTTATTTGAACATACGCTTCAGGTGGCCGCTGGCAGAGTCAAAGTGATCGCCGGAACAGGTAGCAACAATACACGGGAATCAATAGCCTTAACCCAACAAGCTCAAGCCTTAGGGGTGGATGGGGTCATGCTGGTCACTCCTTACTATAACCGGCCTAACCAAGAAGGTTTGTATCAGCATTTTAAGGCGGTGGCCGAAGCTACTTCCTTACCGGTGATGTTATATAATGTGCCCGGCCGGACAAGTGTTAATATGGAAGCTGAGACCGTTTGCCGGCTGGCTGAGATTCCGAATATTACCATGGTCAAAGAAGCAAGTGGCAATCTGGGACAGATGACAGAGATTATTAAAGGTACACCGGATGATTTTCTGCTGTACAGCGGAGATGACAACCTGACTCTCCCTGTCTTGTCCATTGGTGGGTATGGCGTGGTCAGCGTGGCCAGTCATATTGTTGGCCGGGAAATGAGCCGCATGATTAAAGCTTTTGTGCAGGGAAATGTCAATGAGGCGGCTCAGCTTCATCGTGAGCTGTACCCCAAATGCAAAGCCTTGTTTGCCGCTCCATCTCCAGTGCCTGTTAAACTAGTACTGGCGAAACAAGGCGTTGATGCAGGCCCTGTCCGTCAGCCACTGGTTCCTTTGACAGACAGTGAAAAGCAACAGATTCTGACCCACTTTTATTAA
- a CDS encoding ribonuclease J, whose translation MSKQNEHKLLIFALGGVGEIGKNMYVVEYGDDIVVIDAGLKYPEEDMLGIDIVIPDITYLEENQERIRGIVVTHGHEDHTGALPYVLKRIKAPIFATKLTLGLIEGKLKEANILHQVKRVLIHKRSKINLGCFTLTFFKTNHSIPDSVGVCIDTPEGRVVHTGDFKFDYTPINNEYADIGRMAEIGEQGVLALLSDSTNAERPGYTRSEKEVGRAITDQFFKAKGRIIVATFASNIHRIQNVFEAAMETNRKVAIVGRSMLTVVQIARDLGYLHAPDDLLIEIDEMNRLPAHKVCILSTGSQGEPMSALTRMAKASHKQVDILPGDTVIFAATPIPGNEKFVSRTIDQLFKAGAHVVYGLEGVHVSGHGSQEELKLMLNLMKPKYFIPIHGEYRMLRQHGKLAEATGVPAENIFLIENGDIVEFHKGKARLGSKVPAGHVLIDGLGVGDVGNIVLRDRKLLSQDGILIVVVTLSKQNGSVISGPDIISRGFVYVRESEELMDDAIQLVTTTLERCLDEQTHDWSTLKNNVREALSRFLYDQTRRRPMILPIIMEA comes from the coding sequence TTGTCAAAACAAAACGAACACAAATTGCTAATCTTCGCCCTGGGCGGTGTGGGCGAGATAGGTAAAAACATGTATGTTGTAGAATATGGAGACGACATTGTTGTTATCGATGCAGGACTTAAATATCCTGAAGAAGACATGCTGGGAATCGACATCGTCATCCCTGACATTACTTATCTGGAAGAGAACCAAGAACGCATCCGAGGCATTGTGGTTACACACGGTCATGAAGATCATACCGGCGCCTTACCCTATGTGTTAAAACGGATCAAAGCCCCTATCTTTGCCACCAAACTGACACTTGGCTTAATCGAGGGCAAACTGAAAGAAGCCAATATTTTGCACCAGGTCAAACGGGTGTTGATTCACAAAAGAAGCAAGATTAATCTGGGCTGCTTTACCCTCACCTTCTTCAAAACCAACCATAGTATTCCAGATTCGGTGGGGGTCTGTATAGATACACCCGAGGGACGAGTTGTCCACACTGGCGACTTTAAATTTGACTACACGCCCATTAATAATGAGTATGCTGACATTGGCCGCATGGCAGAGATTGGCGAGCAGGGTGTTCTGGCATTGCTCTCTGACAGCACTAACGCGGAACGTCCGGGCTACACCCGTTCTGAAAAAGAAGTGGGGCGGGCCATTACCGACCAATTTTTCAAAGCCAAAGGCCGCATTATCGTGGCCACTTTTGCCTCCAATATTCATCGTATTCAAAATGTCTTTGAAGCGGCCATGGAAACAAACCGCAAGGTGGCCATCGTCGGGCGCAGCATGCTCACTGTGGTACAGATTGCCCGGGATTTGGGCTATTTGCACGCCCCAGATGATTTGCTGATTGAAATTGACGAAATGAACCGTTTGCCTGCGCACAAAGTGTGTATCCTGTCTACGGGCAGCCAGGGTGAGCCGATGAGTGCTTTAACCCGCATGGCCAAAGCGAGTCATAAACAGGTGGACATCTTACCGGGAGATACGGTCATTTTTGCCGCCACGCCTATCCCTGGGAATGAGAAATTTGTCTCACGCACCATCGACCAACTGTTTAAGGCCGGTGCCCATGTCGTCTACGGATTGGAAGGTGTTCATGTTTCTGGTCACGGCAGCCAGGAAGAGTTAAAATTGATGCTCAACCTGATGAAACCTAAGTACTTCATTCCTATTCACGGAGAGTACCGCATGCTTCGCCAGCATGGCAAGCTGGCTGAAGCAACCGGTGTACCGGCGGAGAACATTTTCCTTATTGAAAACGGGGATATAGTGGAATTTCACAAAGGAAAAGCACGCCTGGGCAGCAAAGTGCCAGCCGGACATGTGCTCATTGACGGTCTTGGTGTAGGTGATGTGGGCAATATTGTGTTGAGAGACCGCAAACTATTATCACAAGATGGCATTTTGATTGTTGTAGTTACACTCTCTAAACAAAATGGTTCCGTTATTTCAGGACCGGACATTATCTCCCGTGGATTCGTTTATGTCCGTGAGTCTGAAGAGCTGATGGATGATGCAATTCAGCTTGTCACAACCACTCTGGAACGCTGTCTCGATGAGCAAACTCATGATTGGTCCACTTTGAAAAACAATGTCAGGGAAGCTTTAAGTCGTTTCCTTTATGACCAAACACGCCGGCGACCCATGATCTTGCCGATTATCATGGAAGCCTGA
- a CDS encoding ClpP family protease produces the protein MTDKNPTRETQPAKQDPGAPASPPGPQNPPSSQEKPGGIMDKIQQLGTPGLPNFQSNIHCLTIIGQIEGHLQLPPQNKTTKYEHIIPQLVAAEQNPNIEGILIVLNTVGGDVEAGLAIAEMIASSSKPTVALVLGGGHSIGVPVAVAADYSFIAETATMTIHPVRLTGLVIGVPQTFEYLDKMQDRVVSFITRHSNIKPEKFKELMFKTGELTRDIGTNVIGSDAVSYGLIDEVGGLGQALSKLNELIQAAKGQQEEEHLQQEQQQEGMLQ, from the coding sequence ATGACAGACAAAAATCCAACACGTGAAACCCAACCTGCCAAACAAGACCCGGGTGCACCAGCTTCTCCCCCCGGTCCGCAGAATCCCCCTTCTTCCCAGGAAAAACCAGGGGGGATCATGGACAAAATTCAACAACTGGGCACTCCAGGTTTACCCAACTTCCAGAGCAACATACATTGCTTAACGATTATTGGCCAAATTGAAGGACATCTTCAACTTCCGCCGCAAAACAAAACAACGAAATATGAACACATTATTCCCCAGCTGGTGGCAGCGGAACAAAACCCCAATATTGAGGGCATTCTGATTGTCCTCAATACGGTTGGTGGAGATGTTGAAGCTGGTTTGGCCATTGCCGAGATGATTGCCAGTTCGTCTAAACCGACGGTCGCGCTTGTTTTGGGAGGAGGACACAGCATTGGTGTGCCTGTTGCCGTAGCGGCCGATTACAGTTTCATTGCTGAAACAGCCACTATGACAATTCATCCCGTACGTTTAACGGGGTTGGTGATTGGTGTCCCTCAAACCTTTGAATATTTGGATAAAATGCAGGACCGGGTGGTCAGCTTTATCACCCGCCACTCCAATATAAAACCGGAAAAATTCAAGGAACTCATGTTTAAAACAGGAGAATTGACAAGGGATATTGGTACCAATGTCATCGGCAGTGATGCTGTCAGCTACGGATTGATCGATGAGGTGGGCGGATTGGGGCAGGCCCTCAGCAAGCTGAATGAACTGATTCAAGCTGCAAAAGGGCAACAGGAGGAAGAGCACTTGCAGCAAGAACAACAACAGGAAGGGATGCTGCAATGA
- a CDS encoding YlzJ-like family protein, whose amino-acid sequence MPLEWVYEGYEQFNPHFEEIDYKGVKMMIEPSGPYQAKIVRLLSANPQDYLNPNYSPGSVIYFRSS is encoded by the coding sequence ATGCCATTGGAATGGGTGTATGAAGGTTATGAACAATTTAATCCCCATTTTGAAGAGATTGATTATAAAGGGGTTAAAATGATGATTGAGCCCAGTGGTCCGTATCAGGCCAAAATTGTGCGCTTACTAAGTGCTAATCCCCAAGATTATTTGAACCCCAACTATTCTCCAGGCTCTGTGATTTATTTTCGGTCCTCCTGA
- a CDS encoding FtsK/SpoIIIE family DNA translocase — protein MAGKRKRRKQARKERIKRALLYELYGLILLAFSVIALVQPGAVGRLFRGMFRFFAGNWDFILPLGMAFISVYLVIKRAWPRWHYRWTGIVLIICSLLILNHYTLFQSLTDDGRFPQSVLKMTWNLFVEDVTAEIPTVDLGGGMIGAVLFAALHFMVADTGTLIVIFFLILIGLMLLFGISYVDILKAVRRFSRRSAEWLKEKRLTFKELMKEADHEVITAQQSRAKSVHKYEARLGREMTVHRADEFASGETSHDQADPVIRDFTDVAYEEERTEIVDAVQSKPNLAVEPKEKVQTEAAADGQKPVTADDVIAYREDGEESDYMLPPFSLLRKQSKHQQAGIQDMRANARKLERTLESFGVNAKVTQVHRGPAVTRYEVHPAVGVKVSRIVSLADDIALALAAKGIRIEAPIPGKSAIGIEVPNKDVAMVTLREVLESSAFHESKSKLSIALGRDISGEPIVAHLNRMPHLLVAGATGSGKSVCINSIITSLLYKAKPHEVKLMMIDPKMVELNVYNGIPHLLAPVVTDPKKAALALKKVVAEMERRYELFAHSGTRDIDKYNDLIRKENAKDAEAKKPLLPYIVIIIDELADLMMVAPGDVEDAICRLAQMARAAGIHLIIATQRPSVDVITGVIKANIPSRIAFGVSSQADSRTILDMGGAEKLLGRGDMLFLPVGAAKPLRVQGAFISDEEVQEIVTYCINQQKAQYHEEMIPEQADEQTGESVEDELYDQAVELVIQQGSASVSMLQRRFRIGYTRAARLIDAMEANGIVGPYEGSKPREVLVSKEESHIS, from the coding sequence ATGGCAGGCAAGCGTAAACGAAGAAAACAAGCGCGAAAAGAGCGGATCAAACGTGCGTTATTATACGAGTTGTATGGTCTTATCCTTTTGGCTTTCTCAGTCATTGCCCTTGTTCAACCGGGGGCTGTTGGCAGATTATTCAGGGGAATGTTTCGCTTTTTTGCCGGTAACTGGGACTTTATCCTCCCTTTAGGTATGGCCTTCATTTCTGTCTATTTGGTTATCAAGCGTGCTTGGCCGAGATGGCATTACCGATGGACAGGCATTGTCTTGATCATTTGTTCCCTGTTGATTCTCAATCATTATACTCTTTTTCAATCCTTAACTGATGACGGACGTTTCCCCCAATCGGTGCTAAAGATGACGTGGAACCTGTTCGTAGAAGATGTCACCGCGGAGATTCCCACGGTAGATCTTGGAGGCGGCATGATTGGAGCTGTCCTGTTTGCCGCATTACATTTTATGGTGGCTGATACAGGTACATTGATTGTCATTTTTTTCCTTATATTAATCGGCCTGATGCTGTTGTTTGGGATTTCTTATGTTGATATTTTAAAAGCGGTGCGCCGCTTCAGCCGCCGCAGTGCGGAATGGCTGAAGGAAAAGCGTCTCACGTTTAAAGAGTTGATGAAAGAGGCTGACCATGAAGTCATTACAGCCCAGCAATCAAGGGCCAAATCGGTCCATAAGTATGAAGCCCGCTTAGGCAGAGAGATGACGGTTCACCGGGCTGATGAATTTGCATCAGGAGAAACTTCCCATGATCAAGCCGACCCAGTCATCCGCGACTTTACGGATGTGGCTTATGAAGAAGAGCGGACCGAGATCGTTGATGCGGTTCAAAGCAAGCCTAACCTAGCAGTGGAACCGAAGGAAAAAGTGCAGACAGAAGCGGCTGCAGATGGACAGAAACCTGTTACTGCTGATGATGTGATTGCTTACCGGGAAGACGGAGAAGAAAGTGACTACATGCTCCCACCTTTTTCTCTGTTACGCAAGCAGTCCAAACATCAGCAGGCAGGGATACAGGATATGCGGGCCAATGCCCGCAAACTGGAAAGAACGCTGGAAAGCTTCGGGGTCAATGCTAAAGTCACACAGGTTCATCGTGGACCTGCTGTGACGCGTTATGAGGTGCATCCGGCCGTTGGCGTGAAGGTGAGCAGAATTGTCAGCTTGGCAGACGACATTGCTTTGGCCTTGGCCGCCAAAGGGATTCGCATCGAAGCGCCCATTCCGGGAAAGTCGGCGATTGGGATCGAAGTGCCCAATAAAGATGTGGCCATGGTCACTTTAAGAGAAGTGTTGGAGAGTTCCGCTTTCCATGAATCTAAGTCTAAACTGAGCATTGCCTTGGGTCGTGACATTTCAGGGGAACCGATTGTTGCCCATTTGAACAGAATGCCGCACCTGCTGGTGGCTGGGGCAACGGGAAGCGGAAAGAGCGTGTGTATTAACAGCATCATTACCAGCCTTCTGTATAAGGCCAAACCCCATGAAGTGAAACTGATGATGATCGATCCGAAGATGGTAGAGCTGAATGTCTACAACGGCATTCCCCATCTGCTGGCTCCCGTTGTGACAGACCCCAAAAAAGCCGCCCTGGCCTTGAAAAAAGTGGTGGCCGAAATGGAGCGGCGCTATGAGCTGTTTGCCCACAGTGGAACGCGGGATATTGACAAATATAACGATTTAATCCGCAAAGAGAATGCTAAGGATGCAGAAGCTAAAAAACCGCTGCTTCCCTATATTGTGATAATCATTGACGAACTGGCTGACCTGATGATGGTGGCTCCGGGTGATGTGGAAGATGCCATTTGCCGCCTGGCACAAATGGCCCGTGCGGCAGGCATACACTTGATTATTGCTACTCAGCGTCCATCAGTGGATGTGATCACCGGTGTGATCAAAGCCAATATTCCTTCCCGCATTGCTTTCGGCGTCTCTTCCCAGGCCGACTCCCGAACCATTTTGGATATGGGTGGTGCAGAAAAGCTGTTGGGGCGGGGAGACATGCTGTTTTTGCCTGTGGGCGCAGCCAAGCCGTTACGTGTACAGGGGGCCTTTATTTCCGATGAGGAAGTGCAAGAGATTGTCACCTATTGCATTAACCAGCAAAAAGCTCAATACCATGAAGAGATGATTCCTGAACAGGCGGATGAACAGACAGGGGAGTCTGTGGAAGATGAACTGTATGACCAGGCTGTTGAGCTGGTTATTCAGCAGGGCTCTGCTTCTGTTTCCATGCTGCAAAGGCGTTTCCGCATTGGTTATACAAGAGCGGCCCGCTTGATTGATGCCATGGAAGCGAATGGGATTGTGGGACCGTATGAAGGAAGCAAACCGAGGGAAGTGCTGGTGTCCAAAGAGGAAAGTCATATTTCATAA
- the yfmF gene encoding EF-P 5-aminopentanol modification-associated protein YfmF, whose product MADQFQSTRVNQIPVHLISTPKYKTNFISVYIRHPLTEEDHTKVALLPSVLKRGTEKYPTAQHVRRVLDDLYGASLSTDVVKRGEEQVVIFRLQVANEKFLTDQEPLFERGIQLLSEIIMRPRLENGVFHPRHVELEKDLLERKLSQIKDDKIRYANKRCTEEMFKEEPYRLFAYGSKEQLADITPESLYQFYQRVLSTHPVDLFVVGDLHKEYITEMVDKHFNLPRTEPLDIPRVSVKQEVDEERRVVEKTKISQGKLHIGCRTQTAYVDEDYIALLVFNGLFGGFSHSKLFRHVREKESLAYYVNSSIESHKGFMMIMSGIDFNHYDKTVQIIRQQLQETANGHITDEELNQTKAMLINQIREANDQPFQLMERFFHGIVGGKERGSETLIQDIRQVTKEEIQRVAQKVQIDTIYFLTSEETGDAS is encoded by the coding sequence ATGGCAGATCAGTTTCAATCGACTCGTGTTAACCAGATTCCGGTTCATTTGATCTCTACACCGAAATACAAAACCAATTTTATTTCCGTCTACATCCGCCACCCTCTGACAGAAGAAGATCATACCAAGGTGGCTTTACTGCCCTCAGTTTTAAAAAGGGGAACGGAAAAGTATCCGACAGCCCAGCATGTGCGCCGGGTTCTGGATGATTTGTATGGGGCATCGTTATCCACTGATGTGGTTAAACGGGGAGAAGAGCAGGTGGTCATTTTCAGGCTGCAAGTGGCCAACGAAAAATTTTTGACCGATCAGGAACCTCTGTTCGAACGGGGCATTCAGTTGTTAAGCGAGATCATCATGCGCCCCCGCCTGGAAAACGGTGTATTCCATCCTCGTCATGTTGAACTGGAAAAAGACCTTTTGGAGCGTAAACTGAGCCAGATCAAAGATGATAAAATACGGTATGCCAACAAACGGTGCACGGAGGAAATGTTTAAAGAAGAACCCTACAGACTTTTCGCCTACGGCTCCAAAGAACAGTTGGCAGACATTACTCCTGAATCACTGTATCAGTTTTACCAACGGGTCTTGAGCACCCATCCTGTGGATTTATTCGTAGTAGGGGATCTACATAAAGAATATATCACTGAAATGGTTGACAAACACTTCAACCTGCCCCGTACTGAACCTCTAGACATTCCTCGTGTCTCTGTCAAACAGGAAGTGGACGAAGAACGGAGAGTGGTTGAAAAAACAAAAATTTCCCAGGGTAAATTGCATATTGGTTGCCGGACACAAACGGCTTATGTCGATGAGGATTACATCGCCTTGCTTGTCTTCAATGGCCTGTTTGGTGGATTTTCCCATTCCAAGCTCTTCCGCCATGTGCGGGAAAAAGAATCTCTGGCTTATTATGTGAACTCCAGTATTGAAAGTCACAAAGGCTTCATGATGATCATGTCGGGGATTGATTTCAACCATTACGACAAAACGGTTCAGATTATTAGACAGCAGTTGCAGGAAACAGCAAATGGTCATATCACGGATGAGGAATTGAATCAAACCAAAGCCATGCTCATCAACCAGATCAGGGAAGCTAACGACCAGCCTTTCCAATTGATGGAGCGCTTTTTTCATGGCATTGTCGGTGGTAAGGAGCGAGGAAGTGAGACCCTGATCCAGGACATTCGACAGGTGACGAAAGAAGAGATCCAGCGTGTCGCTCAAAAAGTGCAAATTGATACCATCTACTTTTTAACTTCTGAAGAAACGGGGGACGCCTCATGA
- the yfmH gene encoding EF-P 5-aminopentanol modification-associated protein YfmH, which yields MSAEEIVFDQLQETLYYEQLPNGLDVYVLPKQGFNKTYATFTTKYGSIDNHFVSHQGEEIKVPDGIAHFLEHKMFEEDEGDVFNEFSQYGAQANAFTSFDMTAYLFSCTDHVKKNLSTLLNFVQNPYFTDQNVEKEKGIIEQEIRMYQDNPDWRVYFGFIEALYHRLPVKVDIAGTVDSIYRINKELLYTCYETFYHPSNMLLFVVGAVQPGEIFDLVKENQAQKSFQPAREIKRLFEQEPDSVAQERHEIELKVDMPKIFMGFKETNVGLNGKEMLKQELSTHILMEMILGPTSNVYEQLMEEGLIDDSFAIDYNLEQKYGFSMIGGNTRHPEKLLQRVKDTLAQVKREGLEKAEFERNRKKKIGHFLKALNSPEFIATQFTRYKFNEIDLFDIIPVLESLRFEDIEQRLAEHVNDDQFAVCIVK from the coding sequence ATGAGTGCAGAAGAGATTGTCTTTGACCAACTGCAGGAAACGTTATATTACGAACAGTTGCCGAACGGGTTGGATGTGTATGTACTGCCCAAACAGGGGTTTAACAAAACCTATGCCACCTTTACTACAAAATACGGTTCCATCGACAATCATTTTGTTTCCCATCAAGGGGAAGAAATAAAGGTACCCGACGGGATTGCCCATTTTTTGGAGCACAAAATGTTTGAAGAAGATGAAGGGGATGTCTTCAATGAGTTCAGTCAGTATGGCGCCCAAGCAAATGCATTTACCAGTTTTGACATGACGGCTTATCTCTTCTCCTGCACTGACCACGTCAAAAAAAATTTGAGCACACTGTTAAACTTTGTGCAAAACCCGTATTTTACAGATCAAAATGTGGAAAAAGAAAAAGGCATTATCGAGCAGGAAATCCGCATGTATCAGGATAATCCGGATTGGCGGGTTTATTTTGGCTTTATTGAGGCCCTTTATCACCGTTTGCCGGTCAAAGTTGACATTGCTGGCACGGTGGACTCCATCTACCGGATTAACAAAGAACTGCTCTATACCTGTTATGAAACCTTTTATCACCCCAGCAACATGCTGTTATTTGTGGTTGGGGCTGTTCAACCTGGGGAGATTTTTGACCTGGTTAAGGAAAATCAAGCCCAGAAATCATTTCAGCCTGCCCGGGAGATTAAACGTCTGTTTGAGCAAGAACCGGACTCCGTAGCACAAGAACGGCATGAGATTGAACTGAAGGTGGATATGCCCAAAATATTTATGGGCTTTAAGGAAACCAACGTGGGGCTTAACGGCAAAGAGATGCTGAAACAGGAGCTGTCCACGCATATATTAATGGAAATGATTCTCGGTCCCACCTCCAATGTCTACGAACAACTGATGGAGGAGGGACTAATCGATGATTCCTTTGCCATTGATTATAATCTGGAACAAAAATATGGCTTCTCTATGATCGGTGGCAATACCCGACATCCGGAAAAATTACTGCAGCGGGTAAAGGATACGCTGGCTCAAGTGAAAAGGGAGGGTTTGGAGAAGGCCGAGTTTGAACGGAACCGTAAAAAGAAAATCGGGCATTTCCTCAAAGCGCTAAACTCCCCTGAGTTTATTGCCACACAATTTACCCGGTACAAATTTAACGAGATCGATTTATTTGACATTATACCGGTCTTGGAGTCCTTGCGCTTTGAAGATATTGAACAGCGCCTGGCTGAACATGTGAATGACGATCAGTTTGCGGTGTGTATCGTCAAATAA
- the ymfI gene encoding elongation factor P 5-aminopentanone reductase produces the protein MAKVALITGATGGIGQATAMKLAQSGYFLQLHYHSNHQVAACLQEQLAATYGIEVDIHGADLSHPQGVEQLLQGLTRKPDILIHNAGQAHVALFTEISERDYERMIQLHLTSPFKLTQRLLPSMITNHWGRIVYVTSIWGETGGSCETLYSMVKGGLNALTKALAKELAPSGITVNAVSPGAIETPMLEGYTPEEKQALAEAIPSGRLGLPEEVAHAIHFLILEESSYITGDILRVNGGWLT, from the coding sequence TTGGCCAAAGTGGCATTGATTACGGGTGCAACAGGCGGAATTGGTCAGGCAACAGCGATGAAGCTGGCGCAAAGTGGTTATTTCTTGCAGCTACATTACCATTCCAACCATCAAGTTGCAGCCTGTCTGCAAGAACAACTGGCTGCCACATATGGCATAGAGGTTGACATTCATGGTGCAGATTTAAGTCATCCCCAGGGTGTTGAGCAGTTGCTGCAGGGGCTGACCAGGAAGCCGGATATTCTCATCCACAACGCAGGTCAGGCTCATGTTGCTTTGTTTACTGAGATTTCTGAACGGGACTATGAGCGCATGATCCAATTGCATCTCACTTCACCGTTTAAGCTGACACAGCGTCTCTTACCCTCGATGATCACCAATCACTGGGGACGAATTGTCTATGTTACCTCCATTTGGGGAGAAACCGGCGGCTCGTGTGAAACCCTCTATTCCATGGTCAAAGGCGGGTTAAACGCCTTGACCAAGGCCTTGGCCAAGGAGCTGGCCCCTTCCGGCATTACAGTAAATGCTGTTTCTCCCGGTGCCATCGAAACACCGATGCTTGAGGGGTATACACCTGAGGAAAAGCAAGCCTTGGCCGAAGCTATTCCCTCCGGACGCTTGGGTCTTCCTGAGGAAGTGGCCCATGCCATCCATTTTTTGATTTTGGAGGAAAGCAGCTATATTACGGGAGATATTTTACGGGTGAATGGCGGTTGGCTAACTTGA
- a CDS encoding DUF3243 domain-containing protein yields MSILDNFEQWKDFLGDRLHAAQEEGMTQEVINEMAYRIGDYLAAEVDPKNGEERLLKALWEVGSEEEQKMLAQLMVKLVQNEGTTH; encoded by the coding sequence ATGTCTATTTTAGATAATTTTGAGCAATGGAAAGACTTTTTAGGTGACCGCTTGCATGCAGCACAGGAAGAAGGGATGACCCAGGAAGTCATTAACGAAATGGCTTACCGCATTGGTGACTATCTGGCTGCTGAAGTGGATCCAAAAAACGGTGAGGAACGTTTACTCAAGGCTTTGTGGGAAGTGGGCAGTGAAGAAGAACAAAAAATGCTTGCCCAGCTGATGGTGAAACTGGTCCAAAATGAGGGAACGACTCACTGA
- a CDS encoding DUF3388 domain-containing protein — protein MLEGWISVADEKQEKKVWYLEYLIHENRPGLLGDISSLLGMLKINIITINGVDLNRRGLILESDDDERIELLRSLLERVNNISLTKLRHPKLRDRLAVRHGRYISRDADDKKTFRFVRDEIGLLVDFLAEIFKKEGHQLIGIRGRPRVGKTESIVASSVCANKRWSFVSSTLLKQTIRSQMADDERSTDHVFIVDGIVSTLRAPEQHQTLLREILRLDATKVVEHPDIFVRYTEYSLEDFDYIIELRNFEDEEIPTDIDPHISTFDSEWR, from the coding sequence ATGCTGGAAGGATGGATAAGTGTGGCTGATGAAAAGCAAGAAAAAAAAGTGTGGTATTTGGAGTATCTGATTCATGAAAACCGCCCTGGTTTGCTTGGTGATATCTCTTCTCTGTTGGGAATGTTAAAGATAAATATCATTACGATTAATGGTGTCGACTTGAACCGGCGGGGGCTGATATTGGAAAGTGACGATGATGAACGCATTGAATTGCTCAGAAGTCTCTTGGAGCGGGTCAATAATATCTCTCTGACCAAGTTGCGTCATCCCAAGCTGCGGGACCGCCTGGCCGTACGCCATGGCCGTTATATCTCCCGGGATGCCGATGATAAGAAAACCTTTCGTTTTGTCCGTGATGAAATCGGGCTTTTGGTTGATTTTCTGGCCGAAATTTTCAAAAAAGAGGGGCACCAGTTGATCGGTATCAGAGGAAGGCCGAGAGTGGGCAAGACAGAATCGATTGTGGCCTCCAGTGTGTGTGCGAATAAGCGTTGGTCGTTTGTTTCGTCCACTTTATTGAAACAAACCATTCGCAGTCAAATGGCCGATGACGAACGATCTACCGATCATGTCTTTATTGTTGATGGGATTGTATCGACGCTGCGGGCTCCTGAACAACACCAAACATTACTGAGGGAAATTTTACGTTTGGATGCGACAAAAGTGGTGGAGCACCCTGATATTTTCGTGCGTTACACCGAATACAGTTTGGAGGATTTTGACTATATTATTGAATTGCGTAACTTCGAAGATGAAGAAATCCCCACTGACATTGACCCTCATATCTCAACCTTTGACAGTGAATGGAGGTGA